Below is a window of Humulus lupulus chromosome 9, drHumLupu1.1, whole genome shotgun sequence DNA.
AAAGTGTGAAGTTAATGCCTCTATCtatttatcaaaaacataaattgGGGGAAGCGAGACCAAATATTGTTACACTACAAATGGCAAATCGCTCAGTCAAACATCCTTGGGGTATTAATGAGGATGTACTAGTAAAGGTGGATAAATTTATCTTCCCTGCAGATTTCATTATTCTCGACATGGAGGAATATACTAATATCCTAATAAttcttggaaggccattcttggCTACCGGTAGTGTTTCCTAGAAAATTAGCATGATGATGATGTGGCATAAAACGGGACATGTGGAAGGCACATGATTGATCATTAATGGAAGACATGTCGACCCGCTAGAAAAATGGGATTTTTCATTCAGAACAAGTTCAGAAGTTAGATTGAGTAGCTAATATAGTAAGCTGGTCACATGATATGACCAGAGTTACTTGAGGGAACGCGACAAAAGCTCAAAATCAGTTAAAACTGAGATATTTATGTTATAATAAGTTactttttattatttgattcatgtTTGTTACGCAAATTGTGTGAGACCCATGGCCCATCAATGTACAtgcttgagcctataaatataggaCTCAAGGATTCATTATTTTTTACGCTGTAATTCTTTATTTGAGAGAATTCATAAGAGATAGAAAATCTGAGATGGATCATCATCAAAGAGATGCGACTATTTCCCTAGAAGATGCTATACAGTTAGCACAAGGGTGTCGACCTGCCTCCAATCCGCAACAACCTGAGTAGCCTCTGAATCCATCACTTCCGCAAAACCCACCTCAACCAGAACAACCTCGAGCTGCACATCAAGAAAGATAGCCCCAGAATTCTGTTAGACCCAACAAGCAATGGCAACCTCCTCGGGTAAGCGAGCAACAACCTCGACAAAGCAGGGAAGAGTAGCGTCCCCAGAGCCCAAGATGCCTCATAATAGATGAACAAGTCCTGAGCCCAAGACGCCTCATAATAGATGAACAAGTCCTGCTTGGGAGAGGGCTAAAAAATGTCCCCTTAGTAAACAGGAGGCAACTAGACATTGACTCTGCGGTTAGAggtcccccatgacataataatgccctAAGACCCAACAACCTTTATCGAGATGGTTTTGGACGGAGGGAAGGTGACAGTTTGTATAGTCAATTACGTACTCATTAGCTACAGTTCAGAGATGGGCATGATCATAATGAAGGAGATTATGAGCATTATAGGAATCAAAGGATAAACGATGGTCGAACAAATGAACAAAGGTCCGAGCAGCAAAAGCCAGCTAGCCATAATGCAAGGGGCAGCCAAGACAGCCCAACATTTTTGATCGACTGGGAGGATTAGAACAAAGAAAGAGAGAACAAGATTTAAG
It encodes the following:
- the LOC133799703 gene encoding uncharacterized protein LOC133799703, which gives rise to MKGILSKKRKLEDYETVALTEECNAILQKKLPPKIKDSGSFTIPCSIGNVVFEKALCDLEESVKLMPLSIYQKHKLGEARPNIVTLQMANRSVKHPWGINEDVLVKVDKFIFPADFIILDMEEYTNILIILGRPFLATGSVS